Proteins co-encoded in one Malus sylvestris chromosome 9, drMalSylv7.2, whole genome shotgun sequence genomic window:
- the LOC126634522 gene encoding uncharacterized protein LOC126634522 isoform X1, with protein sequence MLFYLITPKMSLGVRIFRVLTLKQFLISIRDSKLMATATMATAAGAAALLYYTLNRKLQSPTSDGDDDENGGGGVPNHAPLGIERVSHRLIQAPATWLETISTLSETLRFTYSETLGKWPIGDLAFGISFLLKRQGNLHVHGVFGGIDSQQLKGSQIIAELKYLLNLLTLCWHFSKKPFPLFLEETGYSEENVLLQEPKAGILKPAFTILVDHNEKCFLLLIRGTHSIKDTLTAATGAIVPFHHSVVHEGGVSNLVLGYAHCGMVAAARWIAKLAKPCLLKALEEYPDYELKIVGHSLGGGTAALLTYILREQKELSTTTCVTFAPAACMTWELAESGGGFITSVVNGADLVPTFSAASVDDLRAEVTASAWINDLRNQIEQTRILSTVYRSASALGSRLPSIASAKAKVAGAGAILRPVSNGTQVVMRRAQSMAQAAWTRPALGLSSWSCMAPRHRASAAHSNSNDEGSSGGSYGGNTETSDPLLTSPRRITSSTAIETIDLPVSSSVGMEWTSEIDCSYSDRMRQDADGDVGDEHEGLTDHDRHEDRMTEVELWQQLEHELYDRTEGEDGDVVNEIRNAENEIREEEEAAIAEASDGQPESSAPDMKEAHRFFPAGKIMHIVTVHHGGADSESGGLSSSGSGNEQPEETRVGIFLTSRSLYSKLRLSQTMISDHFMPVYRRQIEKLIKELEEEMASNGEVVL encoded by the exons ATGTTATTCTATCTAATTACCCCCAAAATGTCTCTCGGAGTTCggatttttagggttttaacGCTTAAGCAATTTCTGATTTCAATCag GGATAGTAAGCTAATGGCAACTGCAACTATGGCTACCGCAGCCGGTGCAGCTGCTCTTTTATATTATACATTGAATCGTAAGTTACAGTCCCCTACATCGGACGGTGATGATGACGAAAATGGGGGCGGTGGTGTGCCCAATCATGCTCCTTTGGGAATTGAACGCGTTTCGCATAGGTTAATTCAAGCCCCGGCTACGTGGCTGGAGACCATTTCGACTTTGTCGGAAACTCTTAGGTTTACTTACTCCGAGACTTTGGGGAAGTGGCCTATAGGGGATTTGGCATTTGGGATTAGCTTTCTTCTAAAGAGGCAG GGAAACTTACACGTTCATGGTGTATTTGGTGGAATAGACAGTCAACAGCTAAAAGGATCTCAAATAATTGCTGAACTCAAATACCTCTTAAACTTATTGACACTGTGTTGGCATTTTTCGAAGAAACCTTTTCCATTGTTTTTAGAGGAGACAGGCTATTCAGAAGAGAATGTTCTTCTGCAGGAACCCAAAGCAGGA ATCTTGAAGCCTGCTTTTACAATTCTTGTTGATCATAATGAGAAGTGTTTTCTGTTGCTGATTCGTGGAACCCATAGTATTAAGGACACTCTGACAGCTGCAACGGGAGCTATTGTACCATTCCATCACAGTGTTGTACATGAGGGAGGAGTCAGTAATTTAGTTTTGGGTTATGCACATTGTGGAATGGTTGCGGCTGCTCGATGGATTGCAAAGCTTGCAAAACCTTGCCTACTAAAAGCACTTGAAGAATATCCTGACTATGAACTTAAG ATTGTAGGGCATTCTTTGGGTGGAGGCACTGCAGCACTTCTAACATATATATTGCGAGAGCAAAAAGAACTTTCAACAACCACCTGTGTGACATTTGCTCCAG CTGCCTGTATGACGTGGGAATTGGCAGAATCAGGAGGTGGTTTTATTACATCCGTTGTCAATGGAGCTGACTTAGTGCCCACGTTCTCTGCTGCGTCAGTGGATGATTTGCGTGCTGAG GTTACGGCGTCTGCTTGGATAAATGACTTGAGAAATCAGATTGAGCAGACAAGAATTCTTAGCACTGTCTATCGTTCTGCTTCAGCTTTGGGATCACGGCTTCCCTCCATTGCCAGTGCAAAAGCAAAAGTTGCTGGGGCAGGGGCGATTCTACGCCCTGTTTCCAATGGTACACAG GTTGTTATGAGAAGAGCCCAGAGCATGGCTCAGGCAGCATGGACTCGTCCTGCCCTTGGCTTGTCATCATGGTCGTGCATGGCTCCTCGTCACCGAGCCTCAGCTGCTCATTCAAACTCAAATGATGAAGGAAGTTCTGGAGGATCCTATGGTGGCAACACAGAGACTTCTGACCCTCTTCTTACATCCCCCAGGAGAATCACAAGCTCAACTGCCATTGAAACCATTGACCTTCCTGTATCTTCATCTGTAGGAATGGAATGGACTTCAGAGATTGATTGTTCTTATTCTGATAGAATGCGTCAAGACGCTGATGGTGATGTTGGTGATGAGCATGAGGGGCTCACAGACCATGATAGACATGAAGACCGGATGACTGAAGTTGAATTGTGGCAACAACTTGAGCATGAGCTTTATGATAGAACAGAAGGTGAGGATGGCGATGTGGTAAATGAAATAAGGAATGCGGAAAATGaaataagggaagaagaagaagccgcAATTGCAGAGGCAAGTGATGGTCAGCCAGAGAGCTCTGCTCCTGACATGAAGGAAGCACATAGATTTTTTCCTGCAGGGAAAATCATGCATATTGTTACCGTTCACCATGGTGGTGCTGATAGTGAAAGCGGTGGCCTTAGCTCGAGTGGATCGGGCAATGAGCAGCCAGAAGAGACTAGGGTTGGTATTTTCCTTACTTCAAGATCTCTGTACAGTAAGCTGAGGTTGTCACAAACGATGATTAGTGATCACTTCATGCCGGTATATAGAAGGCAGATTGAGAAGTTAATTAAAGAACTTGAGGAAGAAATGGCTTCCAACGGAGAGGTGGTATTATAG
- the LOC126634522 gene encoding uncharacterized protein LOC126634522 isoform X2, whose protein sequence is MATATMATAAGAAALLYYTLNRKLQSPTSDGDDDENGGGGVPNHAPLGIERVSHRLIQAPATWLETISTLSETLRFTYSETLGKWPIGDLAFGISFLLKRQGNLHVHGVFGGIDSQQLKGSQIIAELKYLLNLLTLCWHFSKKPFPLFLEETGYSEENVLLQEPKAGILKPAFTILVDHNEKCFLLLIRGTHSIKDTLTAATGAIVPFHHSVVHEGGVSNLVLGYAHCGMVAAARWIAKLAKPCLLKALEEYPDYELKIVGHSLGGGTAALLTYILREQKELSTTTCVTFAPAACMTWELAESGGGFITSVVNGADLVPTFSAASVDDLRAEVTASAWINDLRNQIEQTRILSTVYRSASALGSRLPSIASAKAKVAGAGAILRPVSNGTQVVMRRAQSMAQAAWTRPALGLSSWSCMAPRHRASAAHSNSNDEGSSGGSYGGNTETSDPLLTSPRRITSSTAIETIDLPVSSSVGMEWTSEIDCSYSDRMRQDADGDVGDEHEGLTDHDRHEDRMTEVELWQQLEHELYDRTEGEDGDVVNEIRNAENEIREEEEAAIAEASDGQPESSAPDMKEAHRFFPAGKIMHIVTVHHGGADSESGGLSSSGSGNEQPEETRVGIFLTSRSLYSKLRLSQTMISDHFMPVYRRQIEKLIKELEEEMASNGEVVL, encoded by the exons ATGGCAACTGCAACTATGGCTACCGCAGCCGGTGCAGCTGCTCTTTTATATTATACATTGAATCGTAAGTTACAGTCCCCTACATCGGACGGTGATGATGACGAAAATGGGGGCGGTGGTGTGCCCAATCATGCTCCTTTGGGAATTGAACGCGTTTCGCATAGGTTAATTCAAGCCCCGGCTACGTGGCTGGAGACCATTTCGACTTTGTCGGAAACTCTTAGGTTTACTTACTCCGAGACTTTGGGGAAGTGGCCTATAGGGGATTTGGCATTTGGGATTAGCTTTCTTCTAAAGAGGCAG GGAAACTTACACGTTCATGGTGTATTTGGTGGAATAGACAGTCAACAGCTAAAAGGATCTCAAATAATTGCTGAACTCAAATACCTCTTAAACTTATTGACACTGTGTTGGCATTTTTCGAAGAAACCTTTTCCATTGTTTTTAGAGGAGACAGGCTATTCAGAAGAGAATGTTCTTCTGCAGGAACCCAAAGCAGGA ATCTTGAAGCCTGCTTTTACAATTCTTGTTGATCATAATGAGAAGTGTTTTCTGTTGCTGATTCGTGGAACCCATAGTATTAAGGACACTCTGACAGCTGCAACGGGAGCTATTGTACCATTCCATCACAGTGTTGTACATGAGGGAGGAGTCAGTAATTTAGTTTTGGGTTATGCACATTGTGGAATGGTTGCGGCTGCTCGATGGATTGCAAAGCTTGCAAAACCTTGCCTACTAAAAGCACTTGAAGAATATCCTGACTATGAACTTAAG ATTGTAGGGCATTCTTTGGGTGGAGGCACTGCAGCACTTCTAACATATATATTGCGAGAGCAAAAAGAACTTTCAACAACCACCTGTGTGACATTTGCTCCAG CTGCCTGTATGACGTGGGAATTGGCAGAATCAGGAGGTGGTTTTATTACATCCGTTGTCAATGGAGCTGACTTAGTGCCCACGTTCTCTGCTGCGTCAGTGGATGATTTGCGTGCTGAG GTTACGGCGTCTGCTTGGATAAATGACTTGAGAAATCAGATTGAGCAGACAAGAATTCTTAGCACTGTCTATCGTTCTGCTTCAGCTTTGGGATCACGGCTTCCCTCCATTGCCAGTGCAAAAGCAAAAGTTGCTGGGGCAGGGGCGATTCTACGCCCTGTTTCCAATGGTACACAG GTTGTTATGAGAAGAGCCCAGAGCATGGCTCAGGCAGCATGGACTCGTCCTGCCCTTGGCTTGTCATCATGGTCGTGCATGGCTCCTCGTCACCGAGCCTCAGCTGCTCATTCAAACTCAAATGATGAAGGAAGTTCTGGAGGATCCTATGGTGGCAACACAGAGACTTCTGACCCTCTTCTTACATCCCCCAGGAGAATCACAAGCTCAACTGCCATTGAAACCATTGACCTTCCTGTATCTTCATCTGTAGGAATGGAATGGACTTCAGAGATTGATTGTTCTTATTCTGATAGAATGCGTCAAGACGCTGATGGTGATGTTGGTGATGAGCATGAGGGGCTCACAGACCATGATAGACATGAAGACCGGATGACTGAAGTTGAATTGTGGCAACAACTTGAGCATGAGCTTTATGATAGAACAGAAGGTGAGGATGGCGATGTGGTAAATGAAATAAGGAATGCGGAAAATGaaataagggaagaagaagaagccgcAATTGCAGAGGCAAGTGATGGTCAGCCAGAGAGCTCTGCTCCTGACATGAAGGAAGCACATAGATTTTTTCCTGCAGGGAAAATCATGCATATTGTTACCGTTCACCATGGTGGTGCTGATAGTGAAAGCGGTGGCCTTAGCTCGAGTGGATCGGGCAATGAGCAGCCAGAAGAGACTAGGGTTGGTATTTTCCTTACTTCAAGATCTCTGTACAGTAAGCTGAGGTTGTCACAAACGATGATTAGTGATCACTTCATGCCGGTATATAGAAGGCAGATTGAGAAGTTAATTAAAGAACTTGAGGAAGAAATGGCTTCCAACGGAGAGGTGGTATTATAG
- the LOC126583235 gene encoding uncharacterized protein LOC126583235 → MAMSATIVSTDTIVLPAAAAETQPQQTATKLVSPIEIEFVQCDCCGLTEECTPAYIEHVRERYQGHWICGLCAEAIKDEIVRSQKRLISTEEAMATHMNFCKKFKDSGPPPNPTIHLISAMRQILRRSLDSPRGGLRSTPSSPTKINAGKGLTRSESCFPTLTG, encoded by the coding sequence ATGGCAATGTCCGCAACTATCGTCAGCACCGACACGATTGTTCTACCGGCCGCGGCCGCGGAAACTCAGCCACAACAAACCGCAACAAAACTCGTTTCCCCCATCGAAATCGAGTTCGTACAATGCGACTGCTGTGGATTAACAGAAGAGTGCACACCTGCGTACATTGAGCACGTGAGGGAGAGATATCAGGGCCATTGGATTTGTGGGTTGTGTGCAGAAGCTATAAAAGATGAGATTGTTAGGTCGCAGAAGAGGCTGATCAGCACGGAAGAAGCCATGGCCACACACATGAACTTCTGCAAAAAGTTTAAGGACTCAGGGCCTCCTCCAAACCCTACCATTCACTTGATATCCGCCATGAGACAGATTCTCAGGCGCAGTTTGGATTCTCCGAGGGGGGGTTTGAGATCAACTCCAAGTAGTCCTACAAAGATAAATGCAGGCAAAGGGCTCACAAGGTCTGAGAGTTGCTTCCCGACTCTGACTGGTTGA